The genomic segment GGCAATATTTATTCACAATTTCACCTGCAGCCAACGTTCCAACAGTTGCTCCTAAGCCATTGGTCATCATCATGAACAATCCCTGAGCCGACGCCTTAATAGAAGGTTCACATTCCTGATCAACAAAGATGCCACCTGAAACATTGAAGAAATCAAAGGCTACACCGTAAACGATACATGACAATACAAAGAAGATAACTCCGGGCATTGCGGGATCGCCAACGCCAAAGAAACCAAAACGGAACACCCATGCAAACATAGACATAAGCATTACCACCTTGATACCAAATCGCTTCAAGAAGAAAGGAATCATAAGAATACAAAGTGCCTCACTAATCTGTGAGATAGACGTCAACAACGTTGCATTGTTGGCAGCAAAAGTATCTGCAAACTCAGGAATGCCCTTAAAACTGGTAATAAAGGGACCTGCATAACCATTAGTTACCTGCAAGCACATACCAAGCAAGGCAGAGAATATGAAAAACATGGCCATCTGCTTGCGTTTGAAAAGCTTGAATGCATTAAGTCCTAATGTTTCCATCAGTGATACTTTCTGTTCACGTTTTTCAATCTTACACTCAGGCAATGAGAAGCAATATGCACAAAGCACAAGGCTCAGTAAACCAGAGACAAAGAACTGCATATAGGTATATTGGAACTTATGTGCATTGTCTGTTAAAGTAAAACCGAAACAATCATCAAAGTAAGCACAGTTGACGAACCACATGGTGACAATGAAGCCAACAGTTCCCAACACACGGATTGGTGGGAAGTCACGGACTGTATCCATACCATTCTTCTTAAGAATACAGAATGCTGATGTATTAGACAATGCTATAGTTGGCATAAAGAACGCAACACTCAATGTATAAAGCAGAATAAACGTTGACTTATCCTGCAACTCGTTGCCAAAACCAGCTTGCATGCCCATCCACCAGCAACTCAACATGAAACCACCGGCTAGCAAATGGCATAATCCCAACAAACGTTGTGGCTGAATATACTTATCGGCAACAATACCCATGAGTGTAGGCATAAAGATACTCACAATGCCCTGTATGGCATAAAACCATGAAATCTTATCACCTAAACCGGCAACACCAAGATAGTTACCCATACAAGTGAGGTAAGCACCCCATACAGCGAACTCCAAGAAGTTCATTACTGCCAAACGAACTTTGATATCCATAATCTAAAGGTTTTAGTTCTACTTTATCATTATATCGTTGTGGAAGGCACGAAGCCAACCATTCTCATCTTTCTTCAACACAATGTCTCCACCAATCCACTCAGTATGTTCCAACTCATGAGTTAGCAGATAATAATCTTTCACCACACCGTCCTCCAGTTCAACGACGCATAATTCGAGGGCTGAGCCGTTCTCTGTCAATACCTGGTGCGACGCTATCCTTCTGTTTCTCATCGTTACTTTCATCAAACAACATATTCTCAACTTCTTGCTTCTCTTCTTGTTTCTTGTGGAACCTGATAAACTGAATATTACTCAAGAAAAGTAATCTTGTAGTCGTGGTTCTATGACTTCCATCACCAAGATAGAAGAAGCCTTTGATAGATTCAATCTGATGGTCATTAAACTCTGGTATGCGAAGTTGATTAATACCTCCACCCGAGAATCTAATGTTCCTACTGATAATTGTATCGTTATCGTATGACACTGACACATAAAGAACACCCTCACGCACACCATCTTGATACATATAGTCTGAAACAAACTGCATCAGGAAACTGTCGCCCATTTTAAAGGTGCTATCCACAGCAACCTTAAAGTCCCATCTGTTATACGGAGGTAATGGCATCATTGCCAAAGACGTACGATCAGACCAGATATTTGCCGTATCACCATTTGCATTCAAGGACGCATATTTTCCAATCTCACCCTCTGTGGCACCCAACAACAAAGCCTGCTCTTCCAAACGTTCAGCAACATGCTCATAGATATCAACGAAACGATCAGCACGTTTATAATAATAAACAAGCGAAGAATCAAACTCTGATTTCGTATATCCATATTTTTGAAGCACAGCCTCTATATAGAGAGCTTGTCGATAATTGGTCTCCTCATAAGGACCACCATCTTGCTCTGCCATCGCCCTAGCCAAGTGATAGTCAACAAGAATATCCTCCATATCATCAGGCTGAATAAACTCACTTGGCGTACCTGGTTTGCAGGCACCCATCAGCAAGGTTACACCTATTATTATAATACCCCAGAGTTTATTCACTTTATTCTGCAGAAGTAGTGTGAACGTTCTTTGACAAAAGATTATTCAAATCATTTCTGTAAACAAGCAACAACAAAATAACACCAATTGTAATAGCTGCATCAGCAATATTCCATATGAAGGTAAAAGGTAGTTCAAACATATCGACTACACGACCCTCAAGGAATCCTGCATAATGTCCTTCACCAGCAAAGCCCACGAACTGACTAACATCAAAACCTGTTGAGGCGCTAAAGCAAAGGCCATAGAACAAACAATCAATAAGGTTACCTGCAGCGCCAGCCAGAATCAACGCCAGCGTGAGGAAAAAGCCCTTTCGAACGGGCTCCACACGTTTATTAAGTTTCCATAAATAATAGCCTACAAATCCTATGGCTATCATTCTAAACAATGTGAGAAACACTTTACTGCCAAAGAGTTGCATTCCGCCCGCAGCCCCGTTATTCTCTAGGAACGTCATACGAAACCAGGTGATATTGAATGCATCCCACTGGATTACCGTTTCTCCGATACTCATATTAGTCTTAACCCAGATCTTAACAATCTGGTCGACCAATAGAATGATGGCGATGACAACCATCGCCATCTTTCCATTAGAAATCTGCACTTTCGTGTTGCTCACTTCAATTTCTTTTCCAATTGTTTTGACTCAACACTTAGCGTAGCATGAGGCACAGCACGCAGGCGCTCTGCAGGAATTAATTTTCCTGTGATACGATCAATGCCATAAG from the Prevotella sp. E15-22 genome contains:
- a CDS encoding MFS transporter, whose translation is MDIKVRLAVMNFLEFAVWGAYLTCMGNYLGVAGLGDKISWFYAIQGIVSIFMPTLMGIVADKYIQPQRLLGLCHLLAGGFMLSCWWMGMQAGFGNELQDKSTFILLYTLSVAFFMPTIALSNTSAFCILKKNGMDTVRDFPPIRVLGTVGFIVTMWFVNCAYFDDCFGFTLTDNAHKFQYTYMQFFVSGLLSLVLCAYCFSLPECKIEKREQKVSLMETLGLNAFKLFKRKQMAMFFIFSALLGMCLQVTNGYAGPFITSFKGIPEFADTFAANNATLLTSISQISEALCILMIPFFLKRFGIKVVMLMSMFAWVFRFGFFGVGDPAMPGVIFFVLSCIVYGVAFDFFNVSGGIFVDQECEPSIKASAQGLFMMMTNGLGATVGTLAAGEIVNKYCQWEGGFLEGDWQTCWFIFAGFALVVGVAFMLVFNPEKK
- a CDS encoding DUF4296 domain-containing protein; protein product: MNKLWGIIIIGVTLLMGACKPGTPSEFIQPDDMEDILVDYHLARAMAEQDGGPYEETNYRQALYIEAVLQKYGYTKSEFDSSLVYYYKRADRFVDIYEHVAERLEEQALLLGATEGEIGKYASLNANGDTANIWSDRTSLAMMPLPPYNRWDFKVAVDSTFKMGDSFLMQFVSDYMYQDGVREGVLYVSVSYDNDTIISRNIRFSGGGINQLRIPEFNDHQIESIKGFFYLGDGSHRTTTTRLLFLSNIQFIRFHKKQEEKQEVENMLFDESNDEKQKDSVAPGIDRERLSPRIMRR
- a CDS encoding signal peptidase II — encoded protein: MSNTKVQISNGKMAMVVIAIILLVDQIVKIWVKTNMSIGETVIQWDAFNITWFRMTFLENNGAAGGMQLFGSKVFLTLFRMIAIGFVGYYLWKLNKRVEPVRKGFFLTLALILAGAAGNLIDCLFYGLCFSASTGFDVSQFVGFAGEGHYAGFLEGRVVDMFELPFTFIWNIADAAITIGVILLLLVYRNDLNNLLSKNVHTTSAE